A single region of the Manihot esculenta cultivar AM560-2 chromosome 12, M.esculenta_v8, whole genome shotgun sequence genome encodes:
- the LOC110627672 gene encoding uncharacterized protein LOC110627672 yields MDESRFSLPLSVVKGSNGMFSEEKKNAFNFIITKEEFSITSLLKSLTSLFFPKSSLLDFVGFYRREVGFCRREVVVPILLVFIEDKLGSVEEKLWSRFCWFLSKRSWVLSKRSCGPDFVGFCQTTGERSENMAVEERFTVVLTYENKTDSLYNVPIARYSYISLLSDVYKLFNIAASFVSFVTGSGMSVENDDDLMLAFELYKRSHKLPLTVHVKGVPLNTEMSDDDDDDDDVCIIGESSDTGEGSNLGEGGNTVEDINLDDALGRKTPPLNRDVSTRGRGRSVPLRGKGGRSSFTRGRGIRQESVSESGQLGGGANESPQIDSESDVSFNESEVGDDLPEEVIFDNEISTEESDGLSGYASDNDKEVEDSENESYDPNNRKKKYIDPYHGMYDHPYQHNEGEDILFKEGQVFKDIVTLRNAMRDYAIKGGYDITRVKNDSTRLTAKCSSTGCPWRFHASVLSDQVTFMVKTLHDEHTCIRPLRNENSNSNTKWIVEKLREKLRADPDMSYELMQHELMGKWGVEVPVWQLYRAKCKARDENMGMHCESFQKLKKYVHYLQTYNPGTVVKIQPAPRVNEDDPFVFQRIWIMFDAIKSGFENGCRPFIGLDGCHLKGPYGGIFLVAVILDGNRGVLPLAFSIVEAECGDSWTFFLENLYSCIGGGTDARPLTIMSDRQKGLIDAVKNIFPNASHRVCCRHLYMNFKKEFPGLMLRDDFWNAAKINGLDMHSGLKLSVTITLTT; encoded by the exons ATGGATGAATCTCGATTTTCATTGCCACTCTCCGTA GTAAAAGGCTCAAATGGCATGTTctcagaagaaaagaaaaacgcGTTCAACTTCATAATTACAAAGGAAGaattt TCGATAACTTCTCTTCTCAAATCTCTAACTTCCCTCTTCTTCCCTAAATCCTCTCTTCTCGATTTTGTTGGTTTTTATCGAAGAGAAGTTGGGTTCTGTCGAAGAGAAGTTGTGGTCCCGATTTTGTTGGTTTTTATCGAAGATAAGTTGGGTTCTGTCGAAGAGAAGTTGTGGTCCCGATTTTGTTGGTTTTTATCGAAGAGAAGTTGGGTTCTGTCGAAGAGAAGTTGTGGTCCCGATTTTGTTGGTTTCTGTCAAACAACTGGGGAAAG GTCTGAAAACATGGCTGTGGAAGAGAGATTTACTGTGGTGTTGACATATGAAAACAAAACCGATTCTTTATATAATGTCCCTATTGCAAGGTATTCGTACATATCCTTGTTGTCTGATGTTTATAAGTTGTTTAACATAGCTGCATCATTTGTTTCGTTTGTTACTGGTAGTGGGATGAGTGTAGAAAATGATGATGATTTAATGTTGGCTTTTGAGTTGTACAAACGTAGTCATAAATTGCCTTTGACTGTACACGTAAAGGGGGTCCCTCTGAACACTGAGATGTCtgatgatgacgatgatgatgatgatgtttgTATTATTGGTGAGAGCAGTGATACTGGTGAGGGTAGTAACCTTGGTGAGGGTGGTAATACTGTTGAGGATATTAACCTTGATGATGCCTTAGGTAGAAAAACTCCCCCATTAAATAGGGATGTGTCCACAAGAGGTAGGGGCAGGAGTGTACCATTAAGAGGAAAGGGAGGAAGAAGCAGTTTTACTAGAGGTAGAGGGATAAGACAGGAAAGTGTTAGTGAAAGTGGGCAGTTAGGGGGAGGGGCCAATGAATCACCACAAATTGATTCTGAAAGTGATGTATCATTCAATGAAAGTGAGGTTGGAGATGATTTACCTGAAGAAGTTATATTTGACAATGAGATTAGTACTGAGGAGTCAGATGGGTTATCAGGTTATGCTAGTGACAATGACAAAGAGGTTGAAGATAGTGAGAATGAGTCTTATGATCCaaataatagaaagaaaaaatatattgatcctTATCATGGCATGTATGATCATCCCTACCAACACAATGAAGGGGAAGATATTTTGTTTAAAGAGGGCCAAGTTTTTAAGGACATTGTAACTTTGAGGAATGCAATGAGAGATTATGCTATTAAGGGGGGATATGATATTACAAGAGTTAAAAATGACTCTACTAGATTAACAGCTAAGTGTTCCAGTACAGGATGTCCCTGGAGGTTTCATGCATCAGTTTTGTCTGACCAAGTCACTTTCATGGTTAAGACTCTACATGATGAGCACACATGCATAAGACCATTAAGAAATGAAAATTCGAATTCAAACACCAAGTGGATAGTAGAAAAACTTAGGGAAAAGCTGAGGGCAGACCCTGACATGAGTTATGAACTCATGCAGCATGAGTTGATGGGAAAATGGGGTGTGGAAGTTCCTGTGTGGCAATTATATAGAGCTAAGTGCAAGGCTAGAGATGAGAATATGGGCATGCATTGTGAAAGTTTCCAAAAACTTAAGAAATATGTCCATTATTTGCAAACATATAACCCGGGTACAGTTGTAAAAATTCAGCCAGCTCCAAGGGTTAATGAAGATGATCCTTTTGTTTTTCAAAGAATATGGATTATGTTTGATGCTATAAAGTCTGGGTTTGAGAATGGTTGTAGACCCTTTATAGGATTAGATGGTTGCCACTTGAAGGGTCCATATGGAGGGATTTTCCTAGTTGCAGTCATACTGGATGGAAATAGAGGTGTGCTACCTCTTGCATTTTCTATAGTTGAAGCAGAATGTGGTGATAGCTGGACATTTTTCCTAGAGAATCTTTATTCTTGCATTGGTGGAGGAACTGATGCTAGGCCTTTAACTATTATGTCAGATAGGCAAAAG GGACTCATTGATGCTGTCAAAAATATATTTCCCAATGCATCTCATAGAGTTTGTTGCAGGCATTTATACATGAATTTCAAGAAAGAGTTCCCTGGACTGATGCTCAGAGATGATTTTTGGAATGCTGCAAAGA TCAATGGACTAGACATGCATTCTGGCCTGAAGCTAAGTGTGACAATTACACTAACAACATGA